The nucleotide window TTCGACGACACCACCCTCGGGGCGGCCGTCGGCCAGGCGGTGCGCGGCACCACCAGCGGCAAGGCGATCCTGGACGACACCGAGCGGGACGTCGTCATCACCTCGGCGAAGCCGGCGAAGACGCTGGCCGAGCTGCGCAACCTCAAGCTCGGCGCGGTGAAGCTCGGTGACATCGCGACGGTGAAGCTGGTCGACGGCCCGGTGTCGATGACCCGCATCGACGGTCAGCGCGCGGCCACCATCACGGCCAAGCCGACCGGCGACAACACCGGCGCGGTCAGCAACAAGCTCACGACGAAGCTCGACGGGCTGAAGCTGCCGGCCGGCGCCACGGCCTCCATCGGCGGTGTGTCCGAGGACCAGGACGACGCGTTCGCCTCCCTCGGCCTCGCGATGCTCGCGGCGATCGCGATCGTGTTCATGCTGCTGGTGGCGACCTTCCGGTCGCTGATCCAGCCGCTGATCCTGCTCGTCTCGATCCCGTTCGCGGCGACGGGCGCGATCGGTCTGCTCCTGGTGACGGGCACCCCGCTGGGCGTGCCGTCGATGATCGGCATGCTGATGCTCATCGGCATCGTCGTCACCAACGCGATCGTGCTGATCGACCTGATCAACCAGTACCGCACGCAGGGCTACGGGGTCGTCGAGGCCGTGCTGGAAGGCGGCAGGCACCGTCTGCGGCCGATCCTCATGACGGCCCTGGCGACGATCTTCGCCCTGCTGCCGATGGCCCTCGGCGTCACCGGCGAGGGCGGCTTCATCGCCCAGCCGCTCGCGGTGGTCGTGATCGGCGGTCTGATCTCGTCGACGCTGCTGACCCTGCTGCTCGTGCCGACGCTGTACGCGATGGTCGAGCTGCGCAAGGAGCGGCGCGCGAAGAAGAAGTCCGCGAAGCGGGAGGCTGCCGCCCAGCCGGAGTCGGTGGGGGTGTAGGCCACCGCCCCGGGGGCTCCGCCCCCGCACCCCCGTCGCGCAGGTCCCCGCACCCCTTTCAGGGGCGCGGGGACCTGCGCGGTCTTCTGTCCTTCAGGGGCGGGCCCGCCTACGGCAGGGCAAGCATCCGCTCCAGCGCCAGCTTGGCGAACTGCTCCGTCTCCCGGTCCACCTCGATGCGGTTGACGAGATTGCCCTCGGCCAGGGACTCCAGGGTCCAGACCAGGTGCGGCAGGTCGATGCGGTTCATCGTCGAGCAGAAGCAGACCGTCTTGTCGAGGAAGACGATCTCCTTGCCCTCGGGCGCGAACCGGTTCGCCAGCCGCCGCACGAGGTTCAGCTCCGTGCCGATGGCCCACTTCGAGCCGGCCGGAGCCGCCTCCAGCGCCTTGATGATGTACTCCGTGGAGCCCACGTGGTCCGCCGCCGCCACGACCTCGTGCTTGCACTCGGGGTGGACGAGCACGTTCACGCCGGGGATGCGGGCGCGTACGTCCTCCACGGACTCCACCGAGAAGCGGCCGTGCACCGAGCAGTGCCCCCGCCACAGGATCATCTTCGCGTTCCGCAGCTGCTCGGCGGTCAGCCCGCCGTTGGGCTTGTGCGGGTTGTAGAGGACGCAGTCGTCGAGCGACATCCCCAGGTCCCGCACGGCCGTGTTGCGCCCCAGGTGCTGGTCGGGCAGGAACAGCACCTTCTCGCCCTGCTCGAACGCCCAGTTCAGGGCCTTCTCCGCGTTGGACGACGTGCAGATCGTCCCGCCGTGCTTGCCCGTGAACGCCTTGATGTCCGCGGACGAGTTCATGTAGGAGACGGGCACGACCTGCTCGGCCACCCCGGCCTCGGTCAGCACGTCCCAGCACTCGGCGACCTGCTCGGCGGTGGCCATGTCGGCCATCGAGCACCCGGCGGCCAGGTCCGGCAGGACCACCTTCTGGTCGTCGGAGGTCAGGATGTCCGCCGACTCGGCCATGAAGTGCACACCGCAGAAGACGATGTACTCGGCCTCGGGGCGCGCCGCGGCGTCCCTGGCCAGCTTGAAGGAGTCGCCCGTGACATCCGCGAACTGGATGACCTCGTCGCGCTGGTAGTGGTGGCCGAGAACGAACACCTTGCTGCCGAGCTTCTCCTTGGCGGCGCGGGCGCGCTCCACCAGGTTCGGGTCGGAGGGCGAGGGCAGGTCACCGGGACACTCGACGCCGCGCTCGCTCCGCGGGTCGGCCTCCCGGCCGAGGAGCAGCAGGGCGAGGGGCGTCGGCTGTACGTCGAGCACCTGGGTCTGGGCGGTGGTCACGACACACACCCTTTCTGTTCTGCGGCTCGCCTGGACCGTCCGGCTGGAACGGTCGAGCAGGACATGCCTTTTCGTCGAAATGACATTATCTATCATAACCGCTTCACGTCACGTTGACGATGGCCATAGCGTCCATGTGACGTGAATCCCGTGGGGGTTGTCCACAGGCCGTTTTCCGCTTCCGGGCGGGTGTGCGAGCATGAAGGAGAAGACAAAGACTCGACGCCCGGCCCGGAATGAATCCGCGGCCCCACCGGTTGGAACCGTCGGCAAGCAGTCTCCGTACAACCCGGGAGAGAAGCAGATGTCCGTATCGGACGAGACCACCACCGTGAGCGACGGCATCCTCCTGTCGGACGCCGCCGCGGCCAAGGTCAAGGGCCTGCTCGAGCAGGAGGGCCGCGACGACCTGGCCCTGCGCGTCGCCGTCCAGCCCGGCGGCTGCTCCGGCCTGCGGTACCAGCTCTTCTTCGACGAGCGTTCCCTCGACGGCGATGTCCTCAAGGAGTTCGGTGACGTGAAGGTGGTCACCGACCGCATGAGCGCTCCGTACCTGGGCGGCGCCTCCATCGACTTCGTGGACACCATCGAGAAGCAGGGCTTCACGATCGACAACCCGAACGCGACGGGTTCCTGCGCCTGCGGCGACTCGTTCAGCTAGGACCTGTCCCGGTCCCGGGTCGTACCCGAGTGACGCAGGAAGGCGGCGCCCCCTCCAGCGGGGCGCCGCCTTCCTGCGTTCTAGCACCGGTCGGCCGGTGACAGCCGTCGGCCGTGGCGCTGTTCGGCCGGTCAGCCGGTCAGCCGGTCCGGTCCGGCAGGTCCTTCTCCGGCGGTACCGCCTTGCCGTCCGGGCCGACCACCTCGCGGTCCCCGAGCGGCTCGTCGAGACCGACCTTCTTGTGGAAGGTCTTCGCGATCATGATGCAGACCTTGTCCTTCCACGGCTCGTAGATCACCTCGACCTTCACCGTGCCGCCGCGCTCGTCCGCCGTGGCCGTGTAGTCGCCGCACACCCCGCCCGTGAAGCGCACGGTCAGCTCCTTGCCCTTCACGCTGTACCCCTCGACCTGCTCGCCCCGGGCCGAGGGCTCCGCGCTCCCTCCGCCGGACTCGCCCGGCCGGGCCGTCGGGTCCTCGCCCGGACCGCTGCCGCTGTCCGTCGGCCGCGGAGCGGTCAGGTACTGCGGGTCGACCGCGGGATGGGTGACCGTGTAGCTGTCGTCGGTCCCCGCGGGCCGTACCTCGAAGAGCCAGGACGGGACCAGCGCCTGCCGGCCGTCCACGACGTGCGCGGCGAGCCCGAACACGGCGTCCTCGACGGCGATCGGGTCGGGCTTCGGCGCCGTGGCCGACGTCTCGCAGGGCGTCTCGGTCCCGTCCTCGGTGTTCTTGAGCGGTACGG belongs to Streptomyces sp. V3I8 and includes:
- the nadA gene encoding quinolinate synthase NadA produces the protein MTTAQTQVLDVQPTPLALLLLGREADPRSERGVECPGDLPSPSDPNLVERARAAKEKLGSKVFVLGHHYQRDEVIQFADVTGDSFKLARDAAARPEAEYIVFCGVHFMAESADILTSDDQKVVLPDLAAGCSMADMATAEQVAECWDVLTEAGVAEQVVPVSYMNSSADIKAFTGKHGGTICTSSNAEKALNWAFEQGEKVLFLPDQHLGRNTAVRDLGMSLDDCVLYNPHKPNGGLTAEQLRNAKMILWRGHCSVHGRFSVESVEDVRARIPGVNVLVHPECKHEVVAAADHVGSTEYIIKALEAAPAGSKWAIGTELNLVRRLANRFAPEGKEIVFLDKTVCFCSTMNRIDLPHLVWTLESLAEGNLVNRIEVDRETEQFAKLALERMLALP
- a CDS encoding iron-sulfur cluster assembly accessory protein, producing the protein MSVSDETTTVSDGILLSDAAAAKVKGLLEQEGRDDLALRVAVQPGGCSGLRYQLFFDERSLDGDVLKEFGDVKVVTDRMSAPYLGGASIDFVDTIEKQGFTIDNPNATGSCACGDSFS